Proteins found in one Mycobacteriales bacterium genomic segment:
- the ftsH gene encoding ATP-dependent zinc metalloprotease FtsH: MPETADGGAAPPRVSRGVRWLSGTLALLLVVYALALVVLRPPSPGSELAFGDLQRKVLAGEVASARLLDEDARVVGTLADGAQFWTSYPRSDTATNDLLRSLFNAETPVSVQTQTGKAMVRFVAQFLLPLVILANLFALLFYATRSSGDGASEFLLFGKLGDKRVGKARTATTFADVAGARESIIELAEVRDYLADPKAFEVMGALPPKGVLLVGPPGCGKTLLARAVAGEANASFYSISGSEFVESLVGVGAARVRSLFAQARAHAPSIIFIDELDGAGRQRGAGLGGGHDEREQTLNELLVQMDGFSPSEGVVVLGATNRPDILDSALLRAGRFDRHITIERPDAAGRLEILRLHAHKRRLADPEADLPHIARRTAGFTGADLANVVNEAALLTVRAKASSIDRRALEEAVERVLSGPRRAARLIPPAEKSRIAVHEAGHAVVAAALGKAAEVDKLSVIARGNGVGHLAMLEEDKAVFTRDEMAGRITIAMAGIAAEEMILGQPSTGSEADLERATNTARDMAGRFGMSRLGRVRVLREQGEIFLGRDYLASHDVSQPTLEQLDSEIRRILDEEETAARNILDQHRTVLDNLTAALVEQETLSGIELERHLNAVAGYTRPTPTPAAGSGGTRKTPLR; the protein is encoded by the coding sequence GTGCCCGAGACCGCTGACGGTGGTGCGGCGCCGCCGCGGGTGAGTCGGGGGGTGCGGTGGCTCAGTGGGACGTTGGCGTTGCTGCTGGTGGTGTATGCGTTGGCGTTGGTGGTGCTGCGTCCGCCGTCGCCGGGTAGTGAGTTGGCGTTCGGGGATCTGCAGCGCAAGGTGCTGGCCGGTGAGGTGGCTTCGGCCCGGTTGCTGGACGAGGACGCCCGGGTGGTCGGGACGCTGGCGGATGGCGCTCAGTTCTGGACGTCCTATCCGCGCTCGGACACCGCGACCAACGATCTGCTCCGGAGCCTGTTCAATGCCGAGACGCCGGTGAGTGTGCAGACCCAGACCGGTAAGGCGATGGTGCGGTTCGTGGCGCAGTTCCTGCTGCCGCTGGTGATCTTGGCGAATCTGTTCGCGTTGCTGTTCTATGCCACCCGCTCCAGTGGGGACGGCGCGTCGGAGTTCTTGCTGTTCGGCAAGCTGGGGGACAAGCGGGTCGGTAAGGCCCGCACCGCGACGACGTTCGCTGATGTGGCCGGGGCGCGGGAGTCGATCATCGAGTTGGCGGAGGTGCGGGACTACCTGGCTGATCCGAAGGCGTTCGAGGTGATGGGTGCGTTGCCGCCCAAGGGGGTGTTGCTGGTCGGTCCGCCCGGGTGCGGGAAGACGTTGCTGGCCCGGGCGGTGGCCGGGGAGGCCAACGCGAGTTTCTACTCCATCAGCGGCTCGGAGTTCGTCGAGTCGCTGGTCGGGGTCGGCGCGGCCCGGGTGCGCAGCTTGTTCGCCCAGGCCCGGGCGCATGCCCCGTCGATCATTTTCATCGACGAGTTGGACGGCGCCGGCCGGCAGCGCGGCGCCGGGCTGGGTGGTGGGCATGATGAGCGGGAGCAGACGCTGAACGAGTTGCTGGTCCAGATGGACGGTTTCAGCCCGTCTGAAGGGGTGGTGGTGTTGGGGGCGACGAACCGGCCGGACATCCTGGATTCGGCGTTGCTGCGGGCCGGCCGGTTCGACCGGCACATCACGATCGAACGCCCCGATGCGGCCGGCCGCCTGGAGATCCTGCGGTTGCATGCGCACAAACGCCGGTTGGCCGATCCGGAGGCTGATCTGCCGCACATCGCCCGCCGCACGGCCGGGTTCACCGGCGCGGACCTGGCGAACGTGGTGAACGAGGCGGCGCTGCTGACGGTGCGGGCCAAGGCCAGCAGCATCGACCGGCGGGCCCTGGAGGAGGCTGTGGAGCGGGTGCTGTCCGGGCCGCGCCGGGCGGCCCGGCTGATCCCACCGGCGGAGAAGTCACGGATCGCGGTGCACGAGGCCGGCCATGCCGTGGTCGCCGCGGCGTTGGGCAAGGCCGCTGAGGTCGACAAACTGTCGGTGATCGCCCGCGGGAACGGCGTCGGGCACCTGGCGATGCTCGAGGAGGACAAGGCGGTGTTCACCCGCGATGAGATGGCCGGGCGGATCACCATCGCGATGGCCGGGATCGCCGCCGAGGAGATGATCCTCGGGCAGCCCTCCACCGGCTCGGAGGCCGATCTGGAACGGGCCACCAACACCGCCCGGGACATGGCCGGCCGGTTCGGGATGAGCCGGCTCGGCCGGGTCCGGGTGCTGCGCGAGCAGGGCGAGATCTTCCTGGGCCGGGACTACCTGGCCTCCCACGACGTCTCCCAACCCACCCTCGAGCAGCTCGACAGTGAGATCCGCCGGATCCTGGACGAGGAAGAAACCGCCGCCCGCAACATCCTGGACCAGCACCGCACCGTGCTGGACAACCTCACCGCCGCCCTGGTCGAGCAGGAGACGCTGTCCGGCATCGAACTCGAACGCCACCTCAACGCCGTCGCCGGCTACACCCGCCCCACACCCACCCCGGCGGCCGGCAGCGGCGGCACCCGCAAGACCCCGCTGCGCTAG
- a CDS encoding IPT/TIG domain-containing protein, giving the protein MTIPARLQGFFRKLRQHICQARATRASAEEHTRPMTDPFLPTAEGRSGWTGHRPRHHRRGVRRLAALTAVAALAASALALPAASAAALPSAAAGAGSWSAAAPPAKPVFYPRSTRLADGRVLAAHREPAETDVDGCGSFPLPRCLTQFAIYDPSTDRWTPTSNPGIRKSIALMTALRDGGALVAFVSSGTSDYVPPQHFRPSPAGGTWTAAKNSSYYRANFSSHTLVEGTQEQCGPHCGKVLIAGGENDSPNPHPNDRDVSRSAELFDPVTDSLTVTAPMPDRHNTGSGTSLPDGRILTTCGTYLFDPKNESWTLAGDPPLGGDSPCGSPGSSRSLRLLDGKVLAFSSNSAGVFDPAAGEVDPLSGRPRGRWSAIATCPQNCFAPVLLPDGTVLAINRLKVAHVFDPASLENSSVPLWTRAPDPAPDDSTAKFVTLDGLGGGVGNKVLAAGESGPKDARVGVARLFTPAGPVLELLGASAAAGFSCGGTEVTLSGRGLAEASEVRFGKVSIPRKDFVRLTDTSVTVNSPAHVPGEVGVSVIVQGRGVAGPAFPTFTFTRPGPGRIDLLDPNRGRAAGGTGVNIRGQFAGECVRSVSFGDAPVSFTVGPAVGEQGTAKVIEVISPPHAPGEVRVGVQIDPGPVAEDPAVPGAVGPLVPAPPTSPPRPASPTVPALPASPGADVFTYLSLPQVSGIEPSSGSGLGGGEVQISGSGFRDPEQDPEQEVPADAAAPKVTIDGQPATVVSYSDTKVTVQVPPLAAGRPSGEKVPVAVSTDPRGDSKPSPLFTYRPGVSGLTPPSGPMEGGTAVRLAGRGLAQVSEVQLRGQPATITARSESELVVTTPPHSVAEAVPVQALVGELPSLEKVLFSYDAPPPPPPGAQANEGAPPPQQNASGGQPAPPAGTGGAPAPAPGPAPAPAPAPGQAPAPASGQAPAPQPGQAPQPGQAPQPGQAPAPGQAPAGAQAPAAGQAPAPGQAAGQVLSAGQAPVPGQAGVQAPAVAQAPGPVSAGAPAAPAAPAGPAAAPAQGSTGVGQQGVAAGEEDDGPAGSHSTRYAMSAAQTGLGLGGALAAGCFSLLVLSNRASRRRSPAGRPRPRVAY; this is encoded by the coding sequence GTGACGATCCCCGCCCGGCTTCAGGGATTCTTCAGGAAGCTGCGTCAGCATATCTGTCAGGCCCGCGCCACCCGTGCATCAGCTGAGGAGCACACCCGCCCGATGACCGACCCGTTCCTTCCCACCGCCGAGGGCCGCTCTGGCTGGACCGGCCACCGACCGCGCCACCATCGTCGCGGTGTCCGCCGGCTCGCGGCGCTGACTGCCGTCGCGGCTCTGGCAGCCTCCGCGCTGGCGCTGCCCGCTGCGTCCGCTGCAGCTTTGCCTTCAGCGGCGGCCGGTGCCGGGTCGTGGTCAGCTGCCGCTCCACCAGCGAAGCCGGTGTTCTATCCGCGCTCAACGCGGTTGGCTGACGGGCGGGTGCTCGCCGCCCACCGCGAGCCCGCGGAAACAGATGTGGACGGTTGCGGATCTTTCCCCCTGCCAAGGTGCCTCACGCAGTTCGCGATCTATGACCCCAGCACAGACCGGTGGACCCCAACAAGCAATCCCGGCATCCGCAAGTCGATCGCCTTGATGACCGCGTTGCGGGATGGAGGTGCTCTTGTCGCCTTTGTAAGCAGCGGGACTAGCGACTACGTACCGCCACAGCATTTCCGGCCGAGTCCGGCCGGGGGAACCTGGACAGCCGCGAAGAACTCGAGTTATTACCGGGCTAACTTCTCCTCCCACACGTTGGTCGAAGGCACGCAGGAGCAGTGCGGTCCCCACTGCGGCAAGGTGCTGATCGCCGGCGGCGAAAATGATAGCCCTAACCCGCATCCCAATGACCGTGATGTATCGCGCAGCGCCGAGCTGTTCGATCCGGTTACGGACAGCCTCACGGTGACGGCACCCATGCCCGACAGGCACAATACGGGTAGCGGGACCTCACTACCCGACGGCCGCATCCTCACCACGTGCGGCACCTACCTTTTTGATCCGAAGAATGAATCGTGGACGCTTGCGGGGGACCCCCCCCTCGGTGGTGACTCACCTTGCGGCTCCCCCGGGTCCTCGCGGTCGCTGCGTTTGCTCGACGGCAAGGTGCTCGCTTTTTCCTCCAACTCGGCTGGCGTGTTTGATCCGGCTGCGGGAGAAGTGGATCCGTTGTCAGGTCGCCCGAGAGGCAGGTGGAGCGCGATTGCTACCTGTCCGCAAAACTGTTTTGCTCCGGTGTTGTTGCCCGACGGCACGGTCCTGGCGATCAACCGGCTCAAAGTCGCCCACGTCTTCGATCCGGCCAGCCTCGAGAATTCGTCCGTTCCGCTGTGGACGCGGGCACCGGATCCGGCACCCGACGATTCTACCGCGAAGTTTGTCACGCTGGATGGCCTCGGTGGGGGGGTTGGCAACAAGGTTCTGGCCGCTGGGGAGAGCGGCCCGAAGGACGCTCGGGTGGGGGTGGCGCGGCTGTTCACGCCTGCCGGTCCGGTGTTGGAGCTGCTGGGGGCTTCGGCGGCGGCCGGGTTCAGCTGTGGTGGCACAGAAGTGACGCTGTCAGGACGTGGCCTGGCTGAAGCGTCGGAGGTGCGGTTCGGGAAGGTCTCGATCCCCAGAAAGGACTTTGTGCGCCTGACGGACACCTCGGTCACGGTGAACAGCCCGGCGCATGTTCCGGGTGAGGTGGGGGTGTCGGTGATCGTGCAGGGGCGGGGGGTGGCCGGGCCGGCGTTCCCGACCTTCACCTTCACCCGCCCCGGCCCGGGGCGAATCGATTTGCTGGACCCGAACCGGGGCCGCGCGGCGGGTGGTACCGGCGTGAACATCAGGGGTCAATTCGCCGGTGAGTGCGTGCGGTCGGTCTCCTTCGGCGACGCGCCTGTGTCTTTCACAGTGGGTCCTGCCGTCGGGGAGCAGGGGACGGCGAAGGTCATCGAGGTGATCAGTCCGCCGCACGCTCCGGGTGAGGTTCGGGTGGGGGTGCAGATCGACCCCGGCCCTGTTGCTGAGGACCCTGCTGTTCCAGGTGCTGTGGGGCCGCTGGTTCCCGCGCCCCCCACGTCGCCGCCGCGGCCGGCATCACCGACCGTGCCGGCCCTGCCCGCCTCACCCGGCGCCGATGTCTTCACCTACCTGAGCCTGCCGCAGGTCAGCGGGATCGAGCCGTCGTCCGGGTCGGGCTTGGGGGGTGGTGAGGTGCAGATCAGTGGCAGTGGTTTCCGGGATCCTGAGCAGGATCCGGAGCAGGAGGTGCCCGCGGATGCGGCCGCACCGAAGGTGACCATCGACGGGCAGCCGGCGACGGTGGTGAGTTATTCGGACACGAAGGTGACGGTGCAGGTGCCGCCGCTGGCTGCCGGCAGGCCGTCCGGGGAGAAGGTGCCGGTCGCGGTCAGCACCGACCCGCGGGGGGACTCGAAGCCGTCCCCGTTGTTCACCTACCGCCCGGGGGTATCCGGGCTCACTCCGCCGTCGGGGCCGATGGAGGGCGGCACGGCCGTACGCCTTGCCGGTAGAGGGCTGGCGCAGGTGAGCGAGGTGCAGCTGCGCGGGCAGCCGGCGACGATCACAGCCCGCTCCGAGAGCGAGTTGGTGGTGACCACCCCGCCGCATTCGGTGGCCGAGGCGGTGCCGGTCCAGGCGCTGGTCGGGGAGTTGCCGTCGTTGGAGAAGGTGCTGTTCTCCTACGACGCGCCGCCGCCGCCTCCGCCGGGTGCGCAGGCCAATGAGGGTGCGCCGCCGCCGCAGCAGAACGCTTCGGGAGGTCAGCCGGCGCCGCCGGCTGGCACCGGTGGTGCTCCGGCACCGGCGCCTGGGCCGGCTCCTGCGCCGGCTCCCGCGCCAGGGCAGGCACCCGCGCCGGCGTCCGGTCAGGCTCCGGCTCCGCAGCCGGGTCAGGCTCCGCAGCCGGGTCAGGCTCCGCAGCCGGGTCAGGCTCCGGCGCCCGGTCAGGCTCCGGCGGGTGCGCAGGCGCCCGCGGCCGGTCAGGCTCCGGCGCCGGGTCAGGCTGCTGGGCAGGTGCTGTCGGCGGGGCAGGCGCCGGTGCCGGGGCAGGCGGGAGTGCAGGCGCCGGCGGTGGCGCAGGCGCCGGGTCCGGTGTCGGCTGGCGCGCCGGCGGCTCCGGCGGCGCCGGCTGGTCCAGCGGCGGCTCCGGCCCAGGGCAGTACCGGGGTGGGGCAGCAGGGGGTCGCGGCCGGCGAGGAGGACGACGGGCCGGCTGGGAGTCATTCGACCCGGTATGCGATGTCGGCGGCGCAGACCGGCCTGGGGTTGGGCGGGGCGCTTGCGGCGGGCTGTTTCTCCTTGCTGGTGCTGTCCAATCGCGCGTCGCGCCGGCGGAGTCCGGCGGGTCGGCCGCGGCCGCGGGTCGCCTACTGA